In Balearica regulorum gibbericeps isolate bBalReg1 chromosome 26, bBalReg1.pri, whole genome shotgun sequence, one genomic interval encodes:
- the LOC104633746 gene encoding mast cell protease 1A-like, which yields MCQPQLALLVLLSCPWANANALRGQIVGGHEAQPHSHPYMAYLKVGMFACGGFLVAPDWVMTAAHCMGNATVILGAHNINEPETTQQIRGVLRYHQHPEYDPNTYSNDIMLLKLSAKATLNDYIKTIPLPKTGSDLPTGTKCSIAGWGLIDEDQVTNKLFETKVSIYSRRKCIHFYPHLDTGMVCAGSFHELRDSSQGDSGGPLVCNKVAQGIVSFGYAIPPGVYTRISNYLPWIKKTLRK from the exons AtgtgccagccccagctggccCTGCTGGTCCTGCTTTCCTGCCCATGGGCCAATGCCA ATGCTCTACGGGGTCAGATTGTGGGGGGTCATGAGGCTCAGCCCCACTCCCACCCTTACATGGCATACCTGAAGGTAGGGATGTTTGCCTGTGGAGGCTTCCTGGTGGCCCCTGACTGGGTGATGACAGCCGCACACTGCATGGG GAATGCCACAGTCATCCTGGGGGCTCACAACATCAACGAACCAGAAACGACCCAGCAGATCCGGGGAGTTCTCAGATACCACCAGCATCCTGAGTACGACCCCAACACCTATTCTAACGACATCATGCTACTCAAG CTTTCAGCGAAGGCCACTCTGAATGACTACATCAAGACCATTCCGCTGCCCAAGACTGGCAGCGACCTCCCCACGGGCACCAAGTGCAGCATAGCCGGGTGGGGCCTGATCGATGAAGACCAGGTGACCAACAAGCTCTTTGAAACCAAAGTCTCCATCTACAGCCGCAGGAAATGCATCCACTTCTATCCTCATCTCGACACTGGCATGGTCTGTGCTGGCAGCTTCCACGAGCTCAGAGATTCCAGCCAG GGAGATTCTGGTGGGCCCCTGGTATGCAATAAGGTGGCACAAGGCATCGTTTCTTTTGGGTACGCCATCCCACCCGGGGTCTACACCCGCATCTCCAACTACCTGCCCTggatcaaaaaaaccctgaggaagtag
- the LOC104633749 gene encoding chymase — MSLTSVVSWSLVSGYKTLLGAGRDPSCSLTSKGSTEAEDAMMKHLQKFLLSLLLVTCPPAKANYSWNRMEGGGEAKTHSTPFVAYLQGKNNHFCGGFLVAPNWVMTAAQCFVHRPLTVILGAHTMQRREESWQTFEVQEYHCHPGFVSPKKGNDILLLKLKGNATSNSYVRTISFEKSKVPGGTACSIAGWGYKTPAATLREATITIIKQRDCLSHYPGLADNLICGRSGSAGVPEKGDAGDPLICNNKAYGIFSYRHNNWPGFYTHIAPYLPWVNSVMKSA; from the exons ATGAGTCTGACTTCTGTGGTTTCCTGGAGTCTAGTCTCGGGCTATAAAACCTTGCTGGGAGCAGGAAGAGACCCCAGCTGTAGCCTCACCTCCAAGGGATCCACCGAAGCCGAAGACGCTATGATGAAGCACCTGCAGAAATTCCTGCTGTCCCTCCTGCTGGTGACATGCCCCCCAGCTAAAGCCA ATTATTCCTGGAATCggatggagggaggaggtgaAGCCAAGACCCACTCCACACCCTTCGTGGCCTATCTGCAAGGAAAGAACAACCATTTCTGCGGAGGCTTCCTGGTGGCCCCGAACTGGGTGATGACAGCGGCTCAGTGCTTCGT ACACAGACCTCTGACTGTCATCCTTGGAGCCCACACAatgcagaggagagaggaaagctgGCAAACATTCGAAGTCCAAGAGTATCACTGCCACCCAGGCTTCGTGAGTCCTAAGAAGGGAAATGACATCCTCTTGCTGAAG CTGAAAGGCAATGCCACCAGCAACAGCTACGTTAGGaccatttcctttgaaaaatcaaaagtCCCTGGTGGGACTGCATGCAGTATAGCCGGCTGGGGCTACAAAACACCTGCTGCCACGTTGCGTGAAGCCACCATCACCATCATCAAACAAAGGGACTGCCTCAGCCACTATCCTGGACTTGCTGACAACTTGATTTGTGGCCGCAGTGGATCTGCTGGGGTACCTGAGAAG GGTGATGCTGGGGATCCGCTCATCTGCAACAACAAAGCCTACGGCATCTTCTCTTATAGGCATAACAATTGGCCCGGTTTCTACACACACATTGCTCCTTACCTTCCCTGGGTCAACAGCGTCATGAAGTCAGCATGA
- the LOC104633747 gene encoding guanine nucleotide-binding protein subunit alpha-11 encodes MTLESMMACCLSDEVKESKRINAEIEKQLRRDKRDARRELKLLLLGTGESGKSTFIKQMRIIHGSGYSEEDKKGFTKLVYQNIFTAMQSMIRAMETLKILYKYEQNKANAVLIREVDVEKVMTFEQPYVSAIKTLWNDPGIQECYDRRREYQLSDSAKYYLSDVDRIATPGYLPTQQDVLRVRVPTTGIIEYPFDLENIIFRMVDVGGQRSERRKWIHCFENVTSIMFLVALSEYDQVLVESDNENRMEESKALFRTIITYPWFQNSSVILFLNKKDLLEDKILYSHLVDYFPEFDGPQRDAQAAREFILKMFVDLNPDSDKIIYSHFTCATDTENIRFVFAAVKDTILQLNLKEYNLV; translated from the exons ATGACTCTGGAGTCCATGATGGCCTGTTGCCTGAGCGACGAGGTGAAGGAGTCGAAGCGCATCAACGCCGAGATCGAGAAGCAGCTGCGGAGGGACAAACGCGACGCCCGCCGCgagctgaagctgctgctgctgg GCACTGGGGAGAGTGGAAAAAGCACGTTCATTAAGCAAATGCGTATAATTCATGGCTCAGGCTACTCTGAAGAGGACAAAAAAGGCTTCACCAAGCTGGTGTACCAAAACATCTTCACTGCCATGCAGTCTATGATCAGGGCCATGGAAACCCTGAAGATTCTGTACAAATATGAACAGAACAAG GCCAATGCAGTGCTGATCCGGGAAGTGGATGTAGAAAAGGTCATGACATTTGAGCAGCCATATGTAAGTGCAATTAAAACATTGTGGAATGACCCTGGAATACAAGAGTGTTATGACAGGAGAAGAGAATATCAGCTTTCCGACTCAGCTAAATA CTATCTTAGCGACGTGGATCGTATCGCTACCCCAGGATATCTACCAACTCAGCAAGATGTGCTACGGGTTAGAGTTCCTACAACCGGTATCATAGAGTACCCCTTTGACCTAGAGAATATTATCTTCAG AATGGTGGATGTTGGAGGTCAAAGATCAGAACGAAGGAAGTGGATccattgctttgaaaatgtgactTCCATCATGTTTTTAGTAGCACTTAGTGAATATGACCAAGTTCTGGTGGAATCTGATAATGAG aacCGGATGGAAGAGAGTAAAGCTCTCTTTCGAACCATTATCACTTATCCGTGGTTCCAAAACTCTTCTGTTATCCTCTTTCTCAACAAGAAAGATCTGTTGGAAGACAAGATCCTATATTCCCACCTTGTTGACTATTTCCCAGAGTTTGATG GCCCACAGAGGGATGCACAGGCAGCCCGTGAGTTCATTCTCAAGATGTTTGTGGATTTAAATCCAGACAGCGATAAAATCATCTATTCTCACTTCACATGTGccacagacacagaaaacatcCGTTTCGTCTTTGCAGCTGTCAAGGACACCATCCTACAGCTCAACCTGAAGGAGTACAACCTGGTTtga